A genomic region of Microlunatus sagamiharensis contains the following coding sequences:
- a CDS encoding LacI family DNA-binding transcriptional regulator: MTTSRPAARLEDVARLAGVSPKTVSNVVNDYVHVRPATRDRVKQAIDMLGYRPNLVARHLKSGRSGVIALALPELDSPYFAELAHHVVQAAAERGWTVLVDETGQTQDQALRARERSAVGGIREHLIDGVILNPLALDEADVARYGSVPLVLLGERLGSHSADHVAIDNSAAAAEATRHLLQTGRRRIAVVGSQPPPFGHTARLRLRGYRDALAEAGLRFDPDLVVPASDWRLPAGRAAVAPLMALPEPPDAVFALNDLLALGVLRGLADAGVRVPQDVAVVGFDDVEQSRYSVPALTTVAPDKEAIARGAVDRLAARLDAGDAWTAEEITIGTRLVVRESSGA, from the coding sequence ACGGTCTCGAACGTGGTCAACGACTACGTGCACGTGCGCCCGGCGACCCGCGACCGCGTCAAGCAGGCGATCGACATGCTTGGCTACCGGCCGAACCTCGTGGCCCGCCACCTCAAGAGCGGCCGGTCCGGCGTGATCGCCCTCGCGCTGCCCGAGCTCGACTCCCCCTACTTCGCCGAGCTGGCCCACCACGTCGTGCAGGCCGCGGCCGAGCGCGGCTGGACCGTGCTCGTCGACGAGACGGGCCAGACGCAGGACCAGGCGCTCCGGGCCCGCGAGCGCAGCGCGGTGGGCGGTATCCGCGAGCACCTCATCGACGGCGTCATCCTCAACCCGCTGGCCCTCGACGAGGCCGACGTCGCCCGCTACGGCTCGGTGCCCCTGGTGCTGCTCGGCGAGCGCCTCGGCTCCCACTCCGCCGACCACGTCGCCATCGACAACTCCGCCGCCGCCGCGGAGGCGACGCGGCACCTGCTGCAGACCGGCCGGCGCCGGATCGCGGTGGTCGGCTCGCAGCCTCCGCCGTTCGGCCACACGGCGCGCCTTCGGCTGCGCGGCTACCGCGACGCCCTGGCCGAGGCGGGCCTGCGCTTCGACCCGGACCTGGTCGTGCCCGCGAGCGACTGGCGCCTGCCTGCCGGTCGGGCCGCCGTCGCTCCCCTGATGGCGCTCCCCGAACCCCCTGACGCGGTCTTCGCCCTCAACGACCTGCTCGCCCTCGGCGTGCTCCGCGGCCTGGCCGACGCCGGCGTGCGCGTGCCGCAGGACGTGGCCGTCGTGGGCTTCGACGACGTGGAGCAGTCGCGCTACTCGGTGCCCGCGCTCACCACCGTCGCCCCCGACAAGGAGGCGATCGCCCGCGGCGCCGTCGACCGCCTCGCCGCCCGCCTCGACGCCGGCGACGCCTGGACCGCCGAGGAGATCACCATCGGCACCCGCCTGGTCGTCCGCGAGTCCAGCGGCGCCTGA
- a CDS encoding family 43 glycosylhydrolase — MKRLPRAAAVLAAATALLSTTSVPALAAPPVVERATYTNAVSKSFADTFADPSLIRGLDGWWYAYGTSDPLREGETTPAEIPVARSHDLATWDYVGTVFNDANRPSWAAGGAGLWAPDIRYVDGEYRLYYVVTNTTQPGVNDSAIGVATAPTPAGPWTDSGAPVVAPRPGGNGAAGDDFLWTFDPSAVTDGGRQYLFYGSYYGGIYVSELAADGRTTTGTPTQVAIDNKFEGAYVVKHGGYWYLFASTADCCAGPTTGYSVQVGRSKKITGPYVDAQGTSLTASRTGGTPVLNQNGNRWVGAGHNAVATDLAGRDWIVYHAIDRTDPYLNGISGINERPMLIDRLDWVDGWPAVRAGRGPSAGEQQGPATGGRWSTDLATGVPARWRTTGPWLRRSEEQAGGFVRSNGRATVLSGRVGSSARVEADLRSDGPSYGLTLRSGSTTVRAVVDPGVGRLRLQEQRGGRTVDSSTTRLPAGFTAADWHAVALQVRDGRAEATITHARLGDPVASTTLKVRRAATVDRAGAFADGAAVDVDNLSALPVAKPVTKLAPTPVPKRLDRSASDSFSGDRLRAGWSWVRQDDQASVTGGALRWPTEAADLNGPGGNAGVLLRDPGKGDWAIETKVSIDLGTDDVRNYQQAGIVAYADDDSFVRLSHVAIWNTRQTEFGHEQRYAGSPEGVLHAGTIAGPPAATTWLRITHRVDPANGEHELRGWTSRDGRTWVKGGVWTLPAGSDLKVGLVSHGGAGATARFDWFRLYR, encoded by the coding sequence ATGAAGCGCCTGCCCCGTGCCGCTGCCGTCCTGGCCGCAGCGACCGCCTTGCTCAGCACGACCTCGGTCCCGGCGCTCGCGGCGCCGCCGGTCGTCGAGCGCGCCACCTACACCAACGCGGTGTCCAAGAGCTTCGCCGACACCTTCGCCGACCCCTCCCTGATCCGGGGCCTCGACGGCTGGTGGTACGCGTACGGCACCTCCGACCCGCTGCGCGAGGGCGAGACGACGCCCGCCGAGATCCCGGTCGCGCGCTCGCACGACCTGGCGACGTGGGACTACGTGGGGACCGTCTTCAACGACGCCAACCGTCCGTCGTGGGCCGCCGGCGGTGCCGGGCTCTGGGCGCCCGACATCCGCTACGTCGACGGTGAGTACCGGCTGTACTACGTCGTCACCAACACGACCCAGCCGGGCGTGAACGACAGCGCCATCGGCGTGGCCACGGCCCCGACGCCGGCCGGTCCGTGGACCGACTCCGGCGCCCCCGTCGTCGCGCCCCGCCCGGGTGGGAACGGCGCGGCGGGCGACGACTTCCTGTGGACCTTCGACCCGAGCGCCGTCACCGACGGCGGCCGGCAGTACCTCTTCTACGGCTCGTACTACGGCGGGATCTACGTCAGCGAGCTGGCGGCCGACGGGCGCACCACGACCGGCACCCCGACCCAGGTCGCCATCGACAACAAGTTCGAGGGGGCGTACGTCGTCAAGCACGGCGGCTACTGGTACCTCTTCGCCTCGACCGCGGACTGCTGCGCGGGCCCGACCACCGGCTACTCGGTGCAGGTGGGCCGCTCGAAGAAGATCACCGGCCCGTACGTCGACGCCCAGGGCACCTCGCTCACCGCGTCGCGGACCGGCGGCACGCCCGTGCTCAACCAGAACGGCAACCGCTGGGTCGGTGCCGGGCACAACGCCGTGGCCACCGACCTGGCCGGTCGCGACTGGATCGTCTACCACGCGATCGACCGCACGGACCCGTACCTGAACGGCATCTCGGGCATCAACGAGCGCCCGATGCTGATCGACCGGCTCGACTGGGTCGACGGCTGGCCGGCCGTGCGCGCCGGCCGCGGTCCGAGCGCCGGCGAGCAGCAGGGTCCGGCCACCGGCGGGCGCTGGTCGACCGACCTGGCGACCGGCGTCCCGGCGCGCTGGCGGACCACCGGTCCGTGGCTGCGGCGCTCCGAGGAGCAGGCGGGCGGCTTCGTCCGGTCCAACGGTCGCGCCACCGTGCTGAGCGGGCGCGTCGGGTCCTCCGCCCGGGTGGAGGCCGACCTCCGCTCCGACGGCCCGTCGTACGGCCTGACGCTGCGCAGCGGGTCGACCACCGTGCGCGCGGTCGTCGACCCCGGCGTCGGGCGGCTCCGGCTGCAGGAGCAGCGGGGCGGCCGCACGGTCGACTCCTCCACCACTCGTCTGCCGGCCGGCTTCACGGCCGCCGACTGGCACGCGGTGGCCCTGCAGGTGCGTGACGGCCGGGCCGAGGCGACGATCACCCACGCCCGCCTCGGCGACCCCGTGGCCAGCACGACGCTGAAGGTCCGCCGGGCCGCCACCGTCGACCGCGCCGGGGCCTTCGCCGACGGCGCCGCGGTCGACGTCGACAACCTGAGCGCGCTGCCCGTGGCGAAGCCGGTCACGAAGCTCGCCCCGACCCCGGTGCCGAAGCGGCTCGACCGCTCGGCCAGCGACAGCTTCTCCGGCGACCGGCTCCGTGCCGGTTGGAGCTGGGTGCGCCAGGACGACCAGGCGAGCGTGACCGGCGGCGCGCTGCGCTGGCCCACCGAGGCGGCCGACCTGAACGGGCCCGGCGGCAACGCGGGCGTCCTGCTGCGCGACCCCGGCAAGGGTGACTGGGCGATCGAGACCAAGGTGTCGATCGACCTCGGCACCGATGACGTCCGCAACTACCAGCAGGCCGGGATCGTCGCGTACGCCGACGACGACTCCTTCGTCCGGCTCAGCCACGTCGCGATCTGGAACACCCGTCAGACCGAGTTCGGCCACGAGCAGCGCTACGCCGGGTCGCCCGAGGGCGTCCTGCACGCCGGCACGATCGCCGGCCCGCCCGCCGCCACCACCTGGCTGCGTATCACGCACCGCGTCGACCCGGCCAACGGCGAGCACGAGCTGCGCGGGTGGACGAGCCGTGACGGCAGGACCTGGGTGAAGGGTGGCGTCTGGACGCTGCCCGCGGGGTCGGACCTCAAGGTCGGCCTCGTCTCGCACGGCGGTGCCGGGGCGACGGCGCGCTTCGACTGGTTCCGGCTCTACCGGTGA
- a CDS encoding glycoside hydrolase family 43 protein: protein MTALQTRLPTSGRTYRNPVHEGYFADPFVLRDGDRYVAYGTGATIGGLVFEVLVSSDLATWTSVGGALHPVAEELGGDYWAPEVAHANGRWWMYYSVGHGDAGHHLRVAVADEAAGPFTDLGIDLTPDERFAIDPHPFRDDDGRWYLYFARDVLDAERVGTQLAVARLEGMTALVGGTRTVLAPSADWQIFERDRPMYGARYDWHTLEGPTVRRHGGRYHCLYSGGSWQGPGYGVSWASAPGPLGPWTQTGAERLLRTIPGHVRGPGHNSVVTTLGGTEVLAYHAWDEAGTRRQLCIDPLTWTEEGPATPGPTWDEQPLPR, encoded by the coding sequence GTGACCGCGCTGCAGACCCGGCTCCCGACGTCCGGCCGGACGTACCGCAACCCGGTCCACGAGGGCTACTTCGCCGACCCGTTCGTGCTGCGCGACGGCGACCGCTACGTCGCGTACGGCACCGGCGCCACGATCGGCGGGCTCGTCTTCGAGGTGCTCGTGTCGTCCGACCTCGCGACCTGGACCAGCGTCGGCGGGGCGCTGCACCCGGTCGCGGAGGAGCTGGGCGGCGACTACTGGGCGCCCGAGGTCGCGCACGCCAATGGCCGCTGGTGGATGTACTACTCGGTCGGGCACGGCGACGCCGGGCACCACCTGCGCGTCGCCGTTGCCGACGAGGCCGCCGGCCCCTTCACCGACCTCGGGATCGACCTGACCCCGGACGAGCGCTTCGCCATCGACCCGCACCCCTTCCGCGACGACGACGGCCGCTGGTACCTCTACTTCGCCCGGGACGTGCTCGACGCCGAGCGGGTCGGCACGCAGCTCGCCGTCGCCCGGCTCGAGGGGATGACGGCCCTCGTCGGCGGCACCCGCACGGTGCTCGCCCCGAGCGCCGACTGGCAGATCTTCGAGCGCGACCGCCCGATGTACGGCGCGCGTTACGACTGGCACACGCTCGAGGGTCCGACGGTGCGCCGGCACGGCGGGCGCTACCACTGCCTCTACTCGGGTGGCTCGTGGCAGGGCCCGGGCTACGGGGTCTCGTGGGCGAGCGCCCCGGGCCCGCTCGGGCCCTGGACCCAGACCGGGGCCGAGCGCCTGCTGCGCACGATCCCCGGCCATGTGCGGGGACCGGGCCACAACAGCGTCGTCACCACACTCGGGGGCACCGAGGTGCTCGCCTACCACGCGTGGGACGAGGCGGGGACGCGTAGACAGCTCTGCATCGACCCGCTGACCTGGACCGAGGAGGGTCCGGCGACTCCCGGCCCGACCTGGGACGAGCAGCCGCTACCCCGCTGA
- a CDS encoding SDR family NAD(P)-dependent oxidoreductase encodes MTTTLITGANRGLGRDTARQLLEAGHTVWLGARDEASGRAAAADLGARFVHLDVTDDDSVAAALDQVGVAGGLDVLVNNAGIARYGMRSADALAVLDTNVVGIVRVTEAALPLLRRSAHPVVVNVSSALGSFTANHDTVRPASHFVSGLYGVSKAAVSMLTVQYARAVPEVTFVAVEPGYSQTGLGDVDHSGGQPVEDGAAVIARWAQAGPGIPTGTFQEAGGVLGW; translated from the coding sequence ATGACCACCACACTGATCACCGGGGCCAACCGCGGCCTCGGCCGCGACACCGCCCGCCAGCTCCTCGAGGCCGGCCACACCGTCTGGCTCGGAGCCCGCGACGAGGCCTCCGGCCGCGCCGCCGCCGCCGATCTCGGCGCCCGCTTCGTCCACCTCGACGTCACCGACGACGACTCCGTCGCCGCCGCCCTCGACCAGGTCGGCGTCGCCGGCGGGCTGGACGTCCTCGTCAACAACGCCGGCATCGCCCGCTACGGCATGCGGTCCGCGGACGCCCTCGCCGTCCTCGACACCAACGTCGTGGGCATCGTCCGCGTCACCGAGGCGGCGCTCCCGCTGCTACGGCGCTCGGCTCACCCCGTCGTCGTGAACGTCTCCAGCGCCCTCGGCTCCTTCACCGCCAACCACGACACCGTGCGGCCCGCGTCGCACTTCGTCTCCGGCCTCTACGGCGTGAGCAAGGCCGCCGTGTCGATGCTGACCGTCCAGTACGCCCGCGCGGTCCCCGAGGTCACCTTCGTCGCCGTCGAGCCCGGCTACAGCCAGACCGGCCTCGGCGACGTCGACCACAGCGGCGGGCAGCCGGTCGAGGACGGCGCCGCGGTCATCGCGCGGTGGGCCCAGGCCGGCCCGGGCATCCCGACCGGCACCTTCCAGGAGGCGGGCGGCGTGCTGGGCTGGTGA
- a CDS encoding helix-turn-helix transcriptional regulator: MQPSEFGRVLRRWRDRVTPEAVGVPAGRRRRAAGLRREELAGLAAISADYLTRLEQGRATSPSAQVVESLARALRLDDDERDLLFRLAGHVAPGPGTVCSRVTPSVQRLLDRLADTPVAVYDAAWTLVEANAPYDALMGDTTRWQGLERNAVWRHLVGPGTRARQTEAEKAELESGLVADLRLTASRYPDDPGLARLVAELARTSPRFASLWESAEPSPRRDATRRKTVAHPGVGDVELDCDTLVVTADDLRLMVYTAEPGTDDAERLALAVVLGTQTFVG; encoded by the coding sequence GTGCAACCCTCCGAGTTCGGCCGCGTCCTGCGGCGCTGGCGCGACCGCGTGACGCCCGAGGCCGTCGGGGTGCCGGCGGGTCGACGCCGACGGGCGGCCGGGCTGCGGCGCGAGGAGCTCGCGGGTCTCGCGGCGATCTCCGCGGACTACCTCACCCGCCTCGAGCAGGGCCGGGCCACGTCGCCGTCGGCACAGGTCGTCGAGTCGTTGGCGCGGGCGCTGCGTCTGGACGACGACGAGCGGGACCTGCTCTTCCGCCTCGCCGGGCACGTCGCCCCGGGGCCGGGCACGGTGTGCTCCCGCGTCACCCCCAGCGTCCAGCGGCTGCTCGACCGGCTCGCCGACACCCCCGTCGCGGTGTACGACGCGGCCTGGACGCTCGTCGAGGCCAACGCGCCGTACGACGCGCTGATGGGCGACACCACGCGCTGGCAGGGCCTGGAGCGCAACGCCGTCTGGCGCCACCTCGTCGGTCCGGGCACCCGGGCACGGCAGACGGAGGCGGAGAAGGCCGAGCTGGAGTCCGGGCTCGTCGCCGACCTGCGACTGACGGCCTCGCGCTACCCCGACGACCCCGGCCTCGCCCGTCTGGTGGCCGAGCTGGCGCGGACCAGCCCGCGCTTCGCGTCGCTGTGGGAGAGCGCCGAGCCGTCGCCGCGCCGCGACGCCACCCGCCGCAAGACGGTCGCGCACCCCGGCGTCGGCGACGTCGAGCTCGACTGCGACACCCTCGTGGTCACCGCCGACGACCTTCGGCTGATGGTCTACACCGCCGAGCCCGGCACCGACGACGCCGAACGGCTCGCCCTCGCGGTCGTCCTCGGGACACAGACCTTCGTCGGCTGA
- a CDS encoding DinB family protein, giving the protein MPTTPKDDLLSYLQQAREALLWKLDSVSEHDARRPLVATGTNLLGLVKHAAGTEAGYLGEVFGRPFPEPLPWMDEDADDNADLWARADEPRTEVVALYRRVWAHSDATVAALPLDGLGTVPWWTTHREVTLHRVLTHVVAETQRHAGHADLVRELVDGAAGLRPDAMNLPDRDADWWRSYRDRLEEVARGFR; this is encoded by the coding sequence GTGCCGACGACACCGAAGGACGACCTGCTGTCCTACCTCCAGCAGGCCCGCGAGGCGCTGCTGTGGAAGCTCGACAGCGTCTCCGAGCACGACGCCCGGCGACCGCTCGTGGCCACGGGCACGAACCTCCTGGGGCTGGTCAAGCACGCGGCCGGGACGGAGGCCGGCTACCTCGGCGAGGTCTTCGGCCGGCCCTTCCCCGAACCGCTGCCGTGGATGGACGAGGACGCCGACGACAACGCCGACCTCTGGGCGCGGGCCGACGAGCCACGGACCGAGGTCGTCGCCCTCTACCGCCGGGTCTGGGCCCACTCCGACGCCACCGTGGCGGCCCTGCCGCTCGACGGGCTGGGGACGGTCCCGTGGTGGACGACGCACCGCGAGGTCACGCTGCACCGAGTGCTGACGCACGTGGTCGCGGAGACCCAGCGCCACGCCGGTCACGCCGACCTCGTGCGCGAGCTGGTCGACGGCGCCGCCGGGCTGCGTCCCGACGCCATGAACCTCCCCGACCGCGACGCCGACTGGTGGCGCTCGTACCGCGACCGGCTCGAGGAGGTGGCCCGCGGCTTCCGCTGA
- a CDS encoding isochorismatase family protein, with translation MSTFSDRPNRALVVVDMQVGVVGGAYKIDEVTETIKDVVARARAADVPVVWVQDDDGDHRAGTPGGQLVEGLEPVAGEALVSKRYGDAFAETDLEDVLAARGVGRLVLVGAASEQCIRSTLHSAVIAGYDVDLVKGAHTTSDLSAYGMPEPSVVVGFMDLLAEHGMQWPGRRGRAVAPEDLDL, from the coding sequence ATGTCCACCTTCTCCGACCGTCCGAACCGTGCGCTCGTCGTCGTCGACATGCAGGTCGGCGTGGTGGGCGGCGCGTACAAGATCGACGAGGTCACCGAGACGATCAAGGACGTCGTGGCCAGGGCCCGCGCGGCCGACGTCCCGGTCGTGTGGGTGCAGGACGACGACGGTGACCACCGCGCCGGGACCCCCGGGGGGCAGCTGGTCGAGGGTCTCGAGCCGGTCGCCGGCGAGGCCCTGGTGAGCAAGCGGTACGGTGACGCGTTCGCGGAGACCGACCTGGAGGACGTGCTCGCCGCCCGCGGCGTCGGCCGGCTGGTGCTGGTCGGTGCGGCCAGCGAGCAGTGCATCCGGTCCACGCTGCACAGCGCCGTGATCGCCGGCTACGACGTCGACCTGGTGAAGGGCGCTCACACGACGAGCGACCTCAGCGCGTACGGGATGCCCGAGCCGAGCGTCGTGGTGGGGTTCATGGACCTGCTCGCCGAGCACGGGATGCAGTGGCCCGGACGGCGCGGGCGGGCGGTCGCACCGGAGGACCTCGACCTCTGA
- a CDS encoding SDR family oxidoreductase, translating to MADQTTQTDPTEQHDQPEGTDDQIVHPGLTRDMTDEPDHGEDSYRGSDRLTGKRAVITGGDSGIGRAVALAFAREGADVLISYLPEEEEDGAETARLVEEAGRKAVRFPGDIRDEEVCRSLIDTAVSELGGIDVLVNNAAYQMAQLGGIADITTEQFDRVLKTNLYAMFWLCKLALPHLRPGSVIINSSSVQGTSPSPELLDYATTKAGIINFTKGLALELADKGIRVNTVAPGPIWTPLIPATMPEERSEGHGESTPLGRAGQPAEVAPAYVFFASQESSYVTGEVLTMAGGAQAS from the coding sequence ATGGCCGACCAGACGACGCAGACCGACCCGACCGAGCAGCACGACCAGCCGGAGGGCACCGACGACCAGATCGTCCACCCCGGCCTCACCCGCGACATGACCGACGAGCCGGACCACGGCGAGGACTCCTACCGGGGCAGCGACCGCCTGACCGGCAAGCGCGCGGTGATCACCGGGGGCGACTCGGGCATCGGCCGCGCGGTGGCGCTGGCCTTCGCCCGCGAGGGTGCCGACGTCCTCATCAGCTACCTTCCCGAGGAGGAGGAGGACGGGGCCGAGACCGCGCGCCTCGTCGAGGAGGCCGGCCGCAAGGCGGTGCGCTTCCCGGGCGACATCCGCGACGAGGAGGTCTGCCGTTCACTGATCGACACCGCTGTGTCCGAGCTCGGCGGGATCGACGTCCTCGTCAACAACGCCGCGTACCAGATGGCGCAGCTCGGCGGCATCGCCGACATCACCACCGAGCAGTTCGACCGCGTGCTCAAGACGAACCTCTACGCGATGTTCTGGCTCTGCAAGCTCGCGCTGCCGCACCTGCGGCCCGGCTCGGTGATCATCAACTCGTCGTCGGTGCAGGGGACCTCGCCCTCGCCCGAGCTGCTCGACTACGCCACCACCAAGGCCGGCATCATCAACTTCACCAAGGGCCTGGCCCTGGAGCTCGCCGACAAGGGCATCCGGGTCAACACCGTCGCCCCGGGGCCGATCTGGACCCCGCTCATCCCGGCGACCATGCCCGAGGAGCGCTCCGAGGGCCACGGCGAGTCGACCCCGCTCGGGCGCGCCGGCCAGCCGGCCGAGGTCGCCCCGGCGTACGTCTTCTTCGCCTCCCAGGAGTCGAGCTACGTCACCGGTGAGGTCCTCACCATGGCCGGCGGGGCGCAGGCCAGCTGA
- a CDS encoding LacI family DNA-binding transcriptional regulator, whose amino-acid sequence MRAGRTTAGRATLHSVAAAAGVSHQTVSNVLNAPDRVRPETRERVLRAVDALSYRPDESARSLVRRSTRLVSFNVGEDRPDRVSMLDDFARALARVGETHGYRLVLDVAGGTDDEQITSFADLTARRAVDGVVIPSTHVGDRRPAWLTEHGVPMVAFGRPWHAPDAQHSWVDVDGGHGLRLVAEHLLATGRRRLAYVGPPRDGGMEDDRLDGLLGGVAAAGVPGATVSTLEVADPSRLESLLPALLEEQRPDALVCRDDTYAFEARQVLSALRDPAAAGVAVTGVDDSRLARLARPGITSVAQPLDQVAALIWTSLVAQIEGRTTEPLRRLIRPALVERASSAPAGT is encoded by the coding sequence ATGCGGGCTGGACGGACGACGGCGGGACGCGCCACGCTGCACTCGGTCGCCGCCGCTGCGGGCGTGTCGCACCAGACCGTGTCCAACGTCCTCAACGCCCCCGACCGCGTACGCCCCGAGACGCGCGAGCGGGTGCTGCGGGCCGTCGACGCCCTGTCCTACCGCCCCGACGAGTCGGCCCGCTCCCTCGTGCGCCGCTCGACCCGGCTGGTGTCGTTCAACGTCGGCGAGGACCGCCCCGACCGGGTGTCGATGCTCGACGACTTCGCGCGGGCGCTGGCCCGGGTCGGCGAGACGCACGGCTACCGCCTCGTGCTGGACGTCGCGGGCGGGACCGACGACGAGCAGATCACCTCCTTCGCCGACCTCACCGCCCGGCGGGCGGTCGACGGCGTCGTCATCCCGTCCACCCACGTCGGCGACCGGCGGCCCGCCTGGCTCACCGAGCACGGCGTGCCGATGGTCGCCTTCGGCCGGCCCTGGCACGCCCCGGACGCCCAGCACTCGTGGGTCGACGTCGACGGCGGCCACGGCCTCCGCCTGGTCGCCGAGCACCTCCTCGCGACCGGCCGGCGCCGGCTCGCGTACGTGGGGCCGCCACGCGACGGCGGCATGGAGGACGACCGGCTCGACGGCCTGCTGGGCGGGGTCGCCGCGGCCGGGGTGCCCGGCGCCACCGTGTCGACGCTCGAGGTCGCCGACCCGTCCCGGCTGGAGTCCCTCCTCCCCGCGCTGCTCGAGGAGCAGCGGCCGGACGCGCTGGTCTGCCGCGACGACACCTACGCGTTCGAGGCCCGGCAGGTGCTCTCCGCCCTCCGCGACCCGGCCGCCGCCGGTGTCGCCGTCACCGGTGTCGACGACTCCCGCCTGGCCCGTCTCGCCCGGCCCGGCATCACGTCGGTGGCCCAGCCGCTCGACCAGGTCGCCGCCCTCATCTGGACCTCGCTCGTGGCCCAGATCGAGGGCCGCACCACCGAGCCGCTCCGACGACTCATCCGGCCCGCGCTCGTCGAGCGCGCCTCGTCCGCGCCCGCGGGCACCTGA